CGGGAATGACGTTCGATTGCCCGAGCCGCATCACGCCGTGGCCGGTGAACAACGTGGGGCCGCCGTAGTCGGAAGTGAACTTGAGCAGCAGCACCGTCGATTGTTGTTCGGCGGAGAATTGCAGCTCGCCATTGTCGTCGTTGATGACCGCGCCGCCGATCGTGAACAGCGTGTCGTCCGCCGTGGCCTCGAAGCGTGCGCCGGCGTCGAAGCTGATGATCGAGTTGAGCTGCGCCCCGTTCATGCCATGGATCAATCCGGCCAGGATCAGCGGCTCGTTGATGATCGCCGTGGTCAGCAAATGAAGCTCCGCGTTCTCGCCGATCATCGTGCCCACGGCGATATCGCCGAAGCGCCCGTCGCCGCGCAGCTCCACGATGCCGTTTTCGAGCGTTGTCGTGCCGGAATAGATGTTGAGCGTGGCGAGCGTGCCATCGAGCACGAGCTTGCCCGTGCCTTGCTTGCGCAATCCGCCCGCGCCGACCACGCGCCCGCCGACCGTGGCGGATGTACCAAGTAATGTGTCAATGGTCCATTCGTAGCCGACCGTATCGGTCTGGCCGGTGAAGATCAGCGCGCCGGAATCGATCCGCGCCGCGACGTTGCCGCCCAGCGTCCAGGGAATTACCACGTTGTTCGTGCCAGCGATGTTGAGCCAGGCGAGCGTATCGAGCGGGCGCACGACGATGCGATTGCCGTTCAACTGAAAGCCGCTGGCGGCAAACGTGACCGATCCATACGTGATGCCGGCCGCCAGGTCGTTTTCGTTCGTCGGGCGGACGTCGCCGGCGAAGATCAAGCGGTCGCCCGGTTGCGGCGGCGTTTGCGAGGCCCAGTTGGCGCCGGTGCTCCAATTCGCGTTACCGCCGCCGCCGTCCCAGACCGGCGCGGCGACGAATTGACCGAAGTCGCGATTCGTTTCCGGCACGCCGCTCCGTGCGACGAGCCGGTAAACCGGCGGCACGCGGTACATGCTCACGGCGTGATCGAACGACGACGCCGTGTAGAGATGGCGCTGATCCGGAGTCAACACCACGCCGCGCACGCCGATCAGTCCGTCGGAACTCTCCTGGCCGTCGACCAGGGCTTGCGCGTATGTCAATTTGCCGGTATACGTGTCGCGCCGGAACACCCCGATCGCGTTGTCGTCGCTGGCCGCGGTGTAGAGATGCGTGCCGTCGCTGCTGATCGCGATCGCGGAGACAAAATCCAAACCATTTACACCCGCCTGGCCGTCGACGTGCATTTCCACCAGCGACAACTCGCCATTCGCGTCGTTCCGATTCAACACGGTGAGCGCGTTGTCAATCACGCTCGTGGCGTACAGGAATTTTCCATCGGCGGACATGGCCAACGTAAACACCCCCCCCAGCCCCACAAGATCGTCCTGACCGTCTTTGTACGTCGTGACGTGGGTGAGCTTGCCGTCGAGCGGATTGCGCGAGAAAACAACAATGGAATGCTCGTTGGAACCGGCGACGTAGACGTTTTCGCCATCGGGGCTGACCACGACGCCGCGCGGACCGTCGAGCCCGTCCAGGTAAATGGGAGTCGGCGGTGGTTGGCCCTCACCTGGCGGGTCCTGCGGAAGCTCGTCGCCGTCCTTCTTGCGTTCCACGAACTCGAACGCGCTATTTGCATCCTCGCGGTGGAACACAGCCAGCGCATCGTCATTCGTGCCGGTTGCATACAGGTCGAGCCCGTCGGGACTCATCGTGACAGACCACACGCCGTCGAGGCCATCGACGCCTTGCAGTCCATCGCGCACCTGGCCGCTGTAAGTGAGCAAACCAGTCGCCGAATTGCGGATAAAGCCAGCCACCGCGTCGTCATTCGAGCTGGCGACCAGCACCATGTTGCCGTCGGGGCTGACAATCACGCTGCGTGCGCTGTCAAGTCCGTCGACGCCGTCGACGCCATCGGCAAGCGTTTGAATCGCGGAAAGATCGCCGGAGATCGGGTCGCGCCGGAAGACGGTCAGGGAATCGTCGCCGGATGACGCTGCGTAAATGAATAGTCCGTCGATGCTCGATGTCACCGACCAGGCGCCTCCCAGTTTGTCAGTGCCGATGGAGCCGTCGGTGCGCGAACCTGCGTAAATCAATCCTTCGCCCAAGGATGCCGGCGCGGAAGGAATCCACGACGATTGAGGCACAAGGGAAACGTTGTAAGGGCCCGGCGTCAGGTTGGCAATCACGTACGAGCCGTCGCTCGCGGACGTGGCGTGTGGTTCGCTAGCGTGGTAGCGGCCGTCGCCGTTGGTGTCGAGGTAGACCGTCCAGCCGACGAGCGGTTGTTCTTCCGGATCGCGCTTGCCGTCGCGATTGCCATCGATGTAGAGCTTGCCGCGCACTTCCGCAGCGCCGGTGGTGACTTGGACGTCGTCGACGAACCAATCATCGAACAGCACGTTTTCGCCAACATTCTTGAAGCGAAACTGAAACTGGCTGTGCAGCCCGTTGGTCGGTACGACGAACGCGGCGAGTTCGAACGTCGTCATGTTCGGGCCGCCACCGAGTTGGCGCTGGGCCTCGATCCAGTTGCCGGCCGCGTCGCGGTATTCCAGGACCAGGTCCGCGCCGGGTCCGGGCGCGTCGCCGCCGCCGGTGCGCTGATGGAAGTAACTGACCGTAGCGCTGTCCGCGCCTTGCAGATTGATCAAGCGCGAAGTGATGAGGTCCGAGCCGCTGGGGTGACGGTCGAAGCGCAGCGAGTAGGGCGCGGTCGGCTCGGCCAGGCCGGCGGTATCGGCGGTCGGCCCTTGGATGATCGACCATTTCGTGCCGTCGAGCGCGGCGTTCGGAAAATCGTCCGCGAAGGCCACCGCCATCACGCGGCGCCGCTCCAGGGACTCCAATTGGCAGCGACGTCGGCGGGTCGAATTG
This portion of the Planctomycetia bacterium genome encodes:
- a CDS encoding beta-propeller fold lactonase family protein, coding for MEAKRRQRINSTRRRRCQLESLERRRVMAVAFADDFPNAALDGTKWSIIQGPTADTAGLAEPTAPYSLRFDRHPSGSDLITSRLINLQGADSATVSYFHQRTGGGDAPGPGADLVLEYRDAAGNWIEAQRQLGGGPNMTTFELAAFVVPTNGLHSQFQFRFKNVGENVLFDDWFVDDVQVTTGAAEVRGKLYIDGNRDGKRDPEEQPLVGWTVYLDTNGDGRYHASEPHATSASDGSYVIANLTPGPYNVSLVPQSSWIPSAPASLGEGLIYAGSRTDGSIGTDKLGGAWSVTSSIDGLFIYAASSGDDSLTVFRRDPISGDLSAIQTLADGVDGVDGLDSARSVIVSPDGNMVLVASSNDDAVAGFIRNSATGLLTYSGQVRDGLQGVDGLDGVWSVTMSPDGLDLYATGTNDDALAVFHREDANSAFEFVERKKDGDELPQDPPGEGQPPPTPIYLDGLDGPRGVVVSPDGENVYVAGSNEHSIVVFSRNPLDGKLTHVTTYKDGQDDLVGLGGVFTLAMSADGKFLYATSVIDNALTVLNRNDANGELSLVEMHVDGQAGVNGLDFVSAIAISSDGTHLYTAASDDNAIGVFRRDTYTGKLTYAQALVDGQESSDGLIGVRGVVLTPDQRHLYTASSFDHAVSMYRVPPVYRLVARSGVPETNRDFGQFVAAPVWDGGGGNANWSTGANWASQTPPQPGDRLIFAGDVRPTNENDLAAGITYGSVTFAASGFQLNGNRIVVRPLDTLAWLNIAGTNNVVIPWTLGGNVAARIDSGALIFTGQTDTVGYEWTIDTLLGTSATVGGRVVGAGGLRKQGTGKLVLDGTLATLNIYSGTTTLENGIVELRGDGRFGDIAVGTMIGENAELHLLTTAIINEPLILAGLIHGMNGAQLNSIISFDAGARFEATADDTLFTIGGAVINDDNGELQFSAEQQSTVLLLKFTSDYGGPTLFTGHGVMRLGQSNVIPDTSRLTIETDTAWELNGFGDTIGALTGGGGVVLGAARLVVNGGQGLTYSGQISGPGGFSKTGVGIMTLSGIQTYTGATFVEGGELNVLGALAAGSAVTVRTTGIISGNGTVGAVAVEAGGKLAPSPTLATLKTGALTVATGGVVELEIVGGTADRLQVTGTVNLTGGSLAIIATTPATLNQYVLVDNDGGDPIVGTFAGMPEGTVINVGGATAYITYHGGDGNDVALVTSAAVSGLVYDDVNSNHRRDDGEPGLEGWTVYVDANGNGQLDGAEIRAVTGSNGQFTLIGLTPGVHRISEVIKPGWTQSAPDISATSVLRFVQQQRDGVSSVEGLDGAWGVAVSPDGKNVYATSVIDDSLVVFRRNAATGELSYLEKKTDSIDGADGLDGAVGLVVSPDGKHIYVVGVGDNSVTLYSRSDFDGALTFVQKYLDNAQGIDGVAAPLGVAISPDGLHVFVTGNGDSALAVFSRNAADGKLTFFARIKDNDQNNGKPVDALFGAWNVTVSPDNKHVYVTANVDDAVSVFERNATTGELKFLQTVRDGVSTVNGIDGASGILVSPDGLQVYVTGDVDDAVAIFRRDPTTGLLTFLRKLSQADGVPGLDGAASIATNPEGTDVYVASAFSDAIVVFARDRATGDLTFVELQAEGTANVDGLDAARAVVVSPDGRHIYGTGQNDDAVAVFSRDVNYFLTTVAAGGQSTALSFGNYRSNGGSGVPGDTDGDDQVTIADLNNVRNSFGTPGGPGDADGDGDVDIADLNAVRNNFGSGGSPAAPAPIIADALFARVGTQRELPASTITPRRKLRAWRAAWDEALERIDIN